TTACAAAATATAGTAAGGCTTCGTTCTGCCCCTTTTTACATTACACATATCAGATCTCATTCTAATTTGCCCAGACCATTGGCAAAGAGCAATGATCCCACGGACTCTTTGCTAATTGCATTTCTTACTCCTTATAAATTTCATCAACTCACACATTCAAATACACCGGCTTGAGGAATAAATTTCAGTTATGCAGACAAGGAGCTTGAAGTACTGTTTCTGCCTGCCCTACATGGACTCTTACTCACCACGTTCCTACAACTACAGGGGTTAATCCCAGAGGCCGTTATCCCAACGATATTTGACAGACTGATGTTACTCATGTCCCTTCTTTTGGACATTTGGGAGCTGTTCAGGTTTCCGTGGATACTTATTCGGGCATGATTTCTGCTTCTGCTCATTCTGGAGAAACATCTGCTCATGTTATCTCACATTTTTTGGAAGCCTTTTCTTATGGGGCCCTACCAAAACATGTTAAAACCAATAATGGCCCTACATATGTGAGTCATGGTTTTGCAACATTTTTATCTGATTGAAATATTTCTCATTCTATAGGCATTCCATATAATTCTTAAGGCCAGGCTATTATTAAACACGCTCATTGTACTctaaaaaataagttatttaaacAGAAAGGGGGAGAAAAGTATGGCATATAGATAACACCAAAAGAGGAATTAGCCCAAGCTTtacttattttagattttttggaTTTACGATTGGATCATAAAATGCCAGGAGCAACGTTGCATTTTTCAGAACATTGTTCTTAGTGAAAATTATACTCCTGGTCAAATGATTGCAGATAATACTCCGGTAGGGTGGGAGAATGCTGTGAACAACTGGTGTAAGGGCCTTAGACTTAAGAAAGGACAAGGTTATGCTCTTGTCATTTCAGACGACGGACAACACCACTGGATACCAGGAAGGCATGTCAAagtaaggaaagaagaggagatgGTTCGACATCTATTCTCCCGGAGAGCTGCCAGTGATGGGGATAACAAGACTGACAACCAGCAATTACTCCGAACTGGCTCCAAGGACCAACAAAGCCAAACCGCTTACTTGGGGTCAATTGAAGAAACTGaccactgaaagggaaaaattggCCAAAGAACAGGGACAGCCTTTGACCTCGGCTGCCTTGTTCTTGGCTATGTTATCTGTGGTAATTGCCACTGTAGGTGCCAATCATACTTATTGGGCATATGTGCCCAATCCTTCTCTATTAAGACCAATTATGTGGGAGGATTCTTCTGTTCCAGTTTTCATAAATGATTCTTCTTGGTTACCCGGACCTTTTGACCCGCGCCTTCCTTTAAAACCAGAAGAAGAGGGCTGACAACCTTCAAATGTTAGTGTAAATTATACTGTGGGAACAGATCTAACCCCTATATGTATGGGAGCAGAAACTCATTGTCTTAAAAGAGGATTACAAAGTTGGCTATTTATAGTTAAAGaatctcaagggaaaaaaattaattcttcctTATTAGAGGCATTTTCCTTTAATATCACAGGAGAAAATACTACTATGTTTCTGTGCCATCTACCTAACTATGTTATTTCTATAAAATCTGGACTAGGACATTGGGTACAATGGAAATTATGTAATGCTAATACTGgacatgctgcactcaatatgccagcaaatttggaaaactcagcagtggccacaggactggaaaaggtcagttttcattccaatcccaaagaaaggcaatgccaaagaatgctcaaactaccgcacaatcgcattcatctcacacgctagtaaggtaatgctcaaaattctccaagccaagcttcagcaatacgtgaaccatgaacttccagatattcaagctggttttagcaaagccagaggaaccagagatcaagttgccaacatccgctggatcatggaaaaagcaagagtgttccagaaaaacatgtatttctgctttattgactatgccaaagcctttgactgtgtggatcacaataaactgtggaaaattctgaaagagatgggaataccagaccacctgacctgcctcttgagaaacctatatgcaggtcaggaagcaacagttagaactggacatggaacaacactgctaagtgctactactgctaagtcacttcagtcatgtccgactctgtgcaaccccatagacggcagcccaccaggctcccctgtccctgggattctctaggcaagaaaactggagtgggttgccatttactggttccaaataggaaaaggagtatgtcaaggctgtatattgtcaccctgcttatttaacttatatgcagagtacatcatgagaaccgttgggctggaagaagcacaagctggaatcaagattgccgggagaaatatcaataacctcagatatgcagatgacaccacccttatggcagaaagtgaagaggaactaaaaagcctcttgatgaaagtgaaagtggagagtgaaaaagttggcctaaagttcaacattcagaaaacgaagatcatggcatctggtcccatcactttatgggaaatagatggggaaacagtggaaacagtgtcagactttatttttgggggggtccaaaatcactgcagatggtgattgcagccataaaattaaaagatacttactccttggcaggaaagttatgaccaacctagatagcatattcaaaagcagagacattactttgccaactaaggtccttctagtcaaggctatggtttttccagtggtcatgtatggatgtgagagttggactgtgaagaaagctgagtgccaaagaatcaatgcttttgaactgtggtgttggagaagactcttgagagtcccttggactgcaaggagatccaatcagtccattctaaaggagatcagtcctgggtgttctttggaaggactgatgttaaagctgaaactccagtactttggccacctcatgcgaagacttgactcattggaaaagactctgatgctgggagggattgggggcaggaggagaaggggacaacagaggatgagatggctggatggcatcaccgacttgatggatgtgagtttgagggaactccaagagttggtgatggacagggaggcctggcgtgctgtggttcatggggttgcaaagagtcggacatgactgagcgactgaactgaactgaatactggaCATTTTATGGCCAATACTTCTGATGGAGAAATTATTGATTGGAGTCCCAAAGGAGATCTTttggataaaaataataatttggatTTGTCTATATTGTTAAACAATACTTATGACTCCATGAATAACATTGTTAATAGCTCTATATAGTGGCATGGAGGGAGTTTCTCCCCTCCCTTGCCTCAATTACCTTATATGCCTTTACAATCAGAATTGTGGAAAATATCATCTGTCTTCCAAGCCATAACAGCATAGAAGGGGCAATTTAATTCAACAGTATCCAGTCATTTCTtacattttgataaaaatttaaCCCATTGGATTAAAGCATTTGTTTACCTTTCATATTCTTGATAGGACCTACCTTTTATATTGCCTCTTCTGGGTTACTTACTTGTCAAAATTGTTCCTTTTACACTTGTATCAATTCTTATCTCCAATTTCAGAATGACTATTCTCTATATATTCTAAAAACCAGATGTGGAGTACGGCCTCCTGTTAAAGTGAATAGACCGTGGCAGGATAGCCCCACAGTCTGTACTGTAGAAGAAATCCTTAAGAAAGTGTCAAAACGCACTAAATGGTTAATTGGACTGTTAATTGCTACCGTGTTAGGAATTACTGCTGTAGCTACTATAGCAGCTGTAGCAGGAGCAGCATTACATCAGAGTGTCCAGGCTGTGCAGGAATGGCAGAAAGATTCTGATGGCCTTTGGTCTATCCAaagacaaatagatggaaaatcaGCCGCACCAATGGCTGATTTACAACAGGTTTTTATACTGCTAGGTGATCAAGTAAACAGTCTGCAAAAACAGATTCGTCTTAAGTATGATtggaatatttcttctttttgtgtcACTCCTCACAAATATAATGAATCTTCGTTTCATTGGGACAAAGTTAAACAACACCTCTTAAATCAAGGTAAACTGTCTCGGGGTAGTAATAGTTTACAGCAAAAGATCATGGAAACTTTCTCTCAGAAACTACACCTTTTGCAAAGATCGAACCTGCaggaagcagcagcagatgggaTTTCTCAATTAAATCCCACTCCTCCCTTGGAAACTATCAGAGGATCAATGGTtggttttatgttaatttttatgtgcctttttttctgtttctacatAGTCTGGCAACAAATCACCAAGAAAGTCAACAGACAACAACAGCAATTAGCGACTATCGTTTTGGCTTCTGTGATCAACAACAATCATCAAAAATAagcttccaaaaataaaaaagggggataCATAAGGAATATGGTCTGTACAGGCCTGTACTATAATTAGCAgggcttctttgaaaaataagaatgactttCTCATCACTCCCAGGCAAAGGGCTGGGAGCAGTAAAAAGTGCAACGTGGAAAaacatcttgaaaacaagatgctGAAGTACTGATGTGACCGATGGAAAAGCATTAGTGACTGTTCTCGTGACCAGAGGCTTGAGGGAATTGCTGAGAAAAGTTGTCACTAGCTGATGGGCTAAACAGAGTCATGAAAGGCCTGAAGCTTTGACACTGAGGACTGTGCATTGTATATCCTTATCCCCAATCTGAGATTGTAAAAAACAGATATCTCTAGAGCACGTACAAGGAAGTAGAATTTAGCAACAAAAGCACACAAGGATTAGGGTCTGGGCTTTTGCCTGTGAATGGCTTCAGTCCCCTGATTCCCACTTTATTTCTGagtcttattttcctttattcttcgGCGGCACCACTCCCTCAGGTCAGTTTGTTGTAGGGCTAGTCCCAACAGTGTTGAGCCTGTACTCCGCAACAAGAGCGGCCACTGCCGTGAGaggcacctagagagtagcccccgctcacttcagctagagaaaagcccacctAGCGACAAAGCCCGGCCAAAAAGTAATCAATAAATGAAACTATAAAAACAGAAACCTGTAGGGCTGGCCTGCTGTGGTCCAAAGCCCAGCCTGGTAAAGGACCCACACCCAGGCTGTCTGGGCCCCAGGCCTTTCTCAGGTTGCAGTGGAGCTACCCCTGCAGAAAGATGCCCGTGCAGCCTGCTGAccctctgaggaggccttcccaGCACCCACTGGCCTACCCCTTGCCCAGGGGGCACCAAACATGAAGGATGTTGCCCAGCCTGAGCAGGGATGCAGCCAGCTGAGGATGGAGGTGTCTGTTTAATCTGAGGAACCAATAAATGTCCCCTGTGAAAGGAGAAGTGTATCATGGCTCCCAGATACCCATACCCCACCTCTGTCCCCAACGGAGTGCCCTTCTCTGGAAAGCCGCAAACATTCCAAGACAGGACTTCTGCTGAATCATCCCGAATTCTTTGAATTCCACGGGTCTAGGGAAGGATGTCGGTGAGGTGATCAGAGGCGGGGCAAGAGCCCCAAAGGGGTTAAATAGGTCACCTCCACCCTGGGAGTTCACCCTGGTCTCCCCTGAGCAGAGGGACCCGCACGCAGAGACCTTCTCCCGGCTCCTGGCACCATGGCCCCCCTGAAGACGCTGCTCCTGGTCGGCCTCCTCCTGGGGGCTCTCCTGCAGGACGCCCACGCAGGTGAGAGCAGAGGAGAGACacaggagggagggacactgggCAAGGAGGGGTGGGGCTGCTAAGACCTCAGCAGCTGCACAGGCACATATTCCTGCACCCACTTACTCCTGCAAAGGTGTGAGAGGCTGGCAGCAGTAGGATTTAGAGGGAGGCGTTCAAAGGGAAATGATATGATGAAGAGGTAGAGGAGGAAGATGAATGTCCTAGGACTTGGGGCTCAGCTTCTGGGGAAAAAATTGCTTGCACATCTCCCCCTGCAAATGTCATGAGGCAGTGGCTGTGATTGTGATTTGACAGTGGACAAGGAGCAATTCTCACAAGTATTTGTTAAGAGTCTGTTTATTTAATGGGTTTTTATATacaatgaggggcttccctggtagctcagctggtaaagaatccacctgcaatgcaggagaccccggttcagttcctgggttgcgaagattccctggagaaggaataataGGAAGACTCCAGttttcatgggctttcctggtggcccagacggtaaagatcctcctgcaatgcgggagacctgggtttggaaggtcccttggaggaggatatggcaaccccctctagtattcctgccaggagaagaagccccatggacagaggagcctggcagggctacagtccatgcggtgtcaaagagtcggacacgactaggcacctaagcacagcacagcatatacaGTGAGAGGGCTGGCATCCAGGCAGGAGCTCACGGGCCCGGAGCAGGTGGGAAAAGAGCGGTTCTTATACTCAGGTGGGAAAGGAAGGCTGAGCTAAGGTTGCTATTTTAGAGAAACAAAGCTGGTCAGAGGCCCATGTGGTGACACAGTGATGGGGTCACAGTCTTCGGGGCTAGCTTAATGGGGTGACCTTCAGTTAGCCACATGTCTCACTTTTGTAAAAGCCTGGGCCTGGCCAGCTCCATGTCAGTCAAACCAAGCTCCACCCCCAAGATGGTGAGAGGACACTCCGAGGCTTCTCGGAAAGCACCTTGCTATGGTCTGAATTGAAGCCACAGATCATCTGTTTGCCAGTTTGCAGATGCTGGATAATTTTTTCTCACGCTAAGATGAGGACACCAAGAAAAAGTGTGTTCGCACCCGAGCCTCcactttctcatctgtagaatggggtaGTGACAGCACCTGTCTCCAGGTGTGCTTGAGGACTGAAGGAGCGGCTGCAGCAAAGGGTCAGCCCAGAGCCTGGTCCAGAGTCAACGTTTGGTGATTCGGGGCTGGTCTGAGTGTGAGCACACATggatgcacacacatgcagacacacacacatatgcgcaGACTTCCCAAGCACATGCAGATCCACACCTGCACACAGATCTCCACACACAAATGTGCACACGCACAAAGACGCACACACAGGCATGTGTACACAAATCCGCTCAAGCACATATAGACAtgtgcacagacacacaaacaccgCAGGGCCCCTCAAAGCACACGCATGACCTCATGCACACAAACGTGCACACTCTGACAGactcacacacaaagacacaggtGCAGACCCCTCACATACTCCCCCACACAGAAACACGATCACGGAGCCCCCCGAGGAGACCCCTCccaaccacacagacacacacatgcagaaatGCACACGCAAGGACCCACacgataccacacacacacagactcctcactacagagacacacacacacgtgctggCCCTCACAGACCCTCCCCaagcagacatgcacacacatacctgtTCCTGCTTGGCCTTCCCCACAGCTCGAGCAGGCAGCGTGGGCCGGGAGTGCTGCCTACAGTTCTACAAAGGATCCATTTCCCAATACGAGCTGGTGGATTGGTACCGGACATCGGGCAATTGTCCCAACAATGCCATTATGTAAGACTGCCCCTGCTGCTCCCCTCTGCCCCCCTTCTTACCCCGGGAGCTGAATGTGGGAGAAGGTGGACCCCGGAGCTCCCGGAAGGGCCACTGTGGAGGGGAGAGGACAGACCGGGGCCATCATCTCTTGTCGCCTTGGTCTTGCTCCTCAGGGCAGCTCCCACTCCACACTCTGTGAACCCCCAAAGGACCTCAGGCTGTGAGGTCTAAGCTCTTGATACATTTATGAGGAAAGGGAGGCCCTGAGAGACATGGGACAGCCCCATGCACAGGGGCAGTCAGCGCCCCACATGGTTGCCTCTGCAGCCTGGGCCTGAGCCCTGAGCCCCTCCCGCGCACCCCTCATCCCCAGGGTTACATGGATGCAGAGGGTCTGAGGTGGGGAGCAAAGCCGTGCAGCCCTGGCTCCCTGGAAGGGTCGGGGATCACTGAGGACAGAGCCTGGGGTCCCAGAACTGCTGCTGCCACCCTAGGTGACTCCAGGCGAGTTCCAACCCCTCGTGGGGGCTTGGGTCCTGGTCACCACAGGGTGAGGCTGTGCCAGGACTCCGGAAGGCCTCCCTGCCCTGACCCCCCACCATGGTGTTCTCTTTCCATGTAGGCTGGTGACTCGCTCTGGCAGAACCCTTTGTGCAAACCCCAAGGACAGAAAGGTGAAGATGGCAGTGGGGTACTTGCAGAAACACATGAAGCCACCTAATCTGGCCTTCCAGGAGTCTTGACCCCTCCTGGACCTCTTGTAGACCTCCCGCCTCCATGTTCATTACCCcaatcaccagctcctggagccagAGGAGGCCCTGCAAGGATAAAGAGGTCCCTTGTCCCCTTTTCTGATTAAAGTCTTTCTCCTCCATCTGGGTTCTGCGTATTCTGTCCTCCCTGGCCTGTCGCCCTGGAAGGGCCCTCAGAGAACATCTAGTCTCTCCCTGTTCACGTTAGAGAGAGAAGCTGAAGCTTCGGGTGCAGACCACCCTCAGGGAGAGGGGGCCCCGGGAGAGAGacgggggcagggctggggctgaggGATGTGGGATGAGCAGGGCAGGGGTGACAAGAGGCCAGTTGCCCCCGCCCCCGCTCTGCTGCATGAGAGCAGGAAGAAGCCCCAGGAAGGGGCTTCCAGCTCGCCTCCCATCTAATCTGCTCCTGGCGTCCTCACACCTGATCCCAATTCCACGAATGTTTCCAGGATTCTTTCCAGGCAGGCTGGGGTTCTGCCAAGTACTGGGGAGCTCCCTGGTGCCAGGGACTCCTGCAGCCCCTTCTCCATCTTGCCTACCTCTCAGCCCCCCAACCACACACTGCAGCCCAGCCAGCCCCAGAGGGTCTTTGTAAGCCCAGCTGCACCCCCGTCTCCTGGCTCCAACTCCAGGCCCGCTCCTAAGGCTGGAGTTACTCCCCCTTGTCCTGAGTGCCCCGGCCCAGCCTCACCCCTGCTCCCACTCGACCCCATGGCCCGCAGCCCTCATCTCCCACTCCCATCAGGCTGCTTTCCACATGGTCCCATGATCCCTACTGACCTGAAGTGCTAGCCCCGCCCTACCAGGTGACATCGCCCCCAGCCTGAGCCCAAGCCAGCCTGCGGGAAGCCATCCTGGCCgccatccctcccacctctcctgcTCTTAGGGATGGGGGACGGTAGGGCAGCCATGGGGGTTGTTTTCCTGTTGACTTCTGTGAGGGTCTGTAGTCCTGATTCCTCCATCATATTGGGAGCTCCGTGAGCCTCCCTAGAGAATCCACAGCCCAAGTGCTCAGAAGGATGGAGAAGGACCATCCCTAAACCCCTCTGTCCAGGCCCAGCTGAGGACTGGAGTCATGGGGAATGGACAGAAGTTGGGATCTTCAGATTCTAGATCTGTCTCACTCTCCTCACCAGCCGTGGGCCTGTGGCTTCTCTCTCTGGGGCGACGTCTAGGGACAGGGGCAGTGCGTCCTTCTCTCATGGAATTCGGTGTTATTCGGCTGGGCTGCAAATCAGAGTTCTTTTCAGGCAAAGTTAATGCCCTCTGCTGCCGCCTTGTGGTCAATTGTCTTATTGACGGGCAGACATCAGAGCCAAGCCAACGAATAAAAGCGATGATAATAATAAGGTCGATGATGGTGGTGAATTATCTTACCCGTGACCCCAGGGTCTTCTCAGCCACCGGTGGGCTCTTTCTCTGCCCCTGGTCTCAAGGAGTATCCCTCGAACAACCACCTCT
Above is a genomic segment from Ovis canadensis isolate MfBH-ARS-UI-01 breed Bighorn chromosome 14, ARS-UI_OviCan_v2, whole genome shotgun sequence containing:
- the LOC138419075 gene encoding C-C motif chemokine 17-like, whose amino-acid sequence is MAPLKTLLLVGLLLGALLQDAHAARAGSVGRECCLQFYKGSISQYELVDWYRTSGNCPNNAIMLVTRSGRTLCANPKDRKVKMAVGYLQKHMKPPNLAFQES